The Natronincola ferrireducens genome includes a window with the following:
- a CDS encoding flavocytochrome c, with the protein MKKSMKLISIMVLFVLILTAFIGCAGQEQSETSVGSGENKITDVVVIGSGGAGLAAAIEAKDAGKEVIVVEKMPIIGGNTLRATGGLNAADTSVQAALGIEDSVESHYADTMKGGYEKNNPELVEVLTEQAADAIEWLINLGADLNDVGRMAGASQDRSHRPTGGAAVGPHLVQVLKESAEERGIEILTETTALEILAEDGVITGIIAKDKNNDEFTIEAKAVIVATGGFGANATMVTEYDSALDGFGTTNHSGATGDGITMSVAVGADLVDMVEIQTHPTVVPSNGYMITEAVRGNGAILINRDGQRFVNELETRDVVSEATLEQTGQTAFLFFDEGIKESLSAIEGYIRQGLTTEADSIEELAEALDMDAATLMATIEGYNSFVEDGEDRDFGRGDMPRALKTSKFYVIEVGPAVHHTMGGLKIDTRGQVLNSDGNVITGLYAAGEVTGGIHGGNRLGGNALTDLIVFGRLAGQSAGTDL; encoded by the coding sequence ATGAAAAAATCAATGAAGCTTATTTCGATTATGGTTTTATTTGTACTTATTTTAACAGCCTTTATTGGATGTGCAGGTCAAGAACAATCAGAGACATCTGTTGGATCTGGAGAAAATAAAATAACCGATGTCGTTGTTATCGGTTCTGGTGGTGCTGGTTTAGCTGCTGCTATTGAAGCTAAAGATGCTGGTAAAGAAGTTATTGTAGTTGAAAAAATGCCTATTATAGGTGGGAATACCCTGCGGGCTACTGGTGGTTTAAATGCCGCTGATACTTCAGTACAAGCTGCTTTAGGTATTGAAGATAGTGTAGAATCCCATTATGCAGATACAATGAAGGGTGGTTATGAAAAAAACAATCCTGAATTAGTAGAAGTATTAACAGAACAAGCAGCCGATGCTATTGAATGGTTAATCAATTTAGGTGCTGACTTAAATGACGTAGGAAGAATGGCGGGTGCTAGTCAAGACAGATCCCATCGACCTACTGGTGGAGCTGCTGTAGGTCCCCATCTTGTACAGGTTTTAAAGGAATCAGCTGAAGAAAGAGGTATTGAAATTTTAACTGAAACAACAGCCCTTGAAATTCTAGCTGAAGATGGAGTAATAACAGGAATTATTGCTAAAGATAAAAATAATGATGAATTTACTATTGAAGCTAAAGCAGTTATTGTAGCAACTGGAGGTTTTGGAGCTAACGCCACTATGGTTACAGAATACGACTCAGCTTTAGATGGTTTTGGTACAACAAATCATTCTGGAGCCACCGGTGATGGTATCACCATGTCTGTAGCTGTTGGAGCTGATCTTGTGGATATGGTTGAAATCCAAACCCATCCAACTGTAGTGCCAAGTAATGGTTATATGATTACTGAGGCAGTAAGGGGTAACGGTGCTATTTTAATCAATAGAGATGGACAGCGTTTTGTCAATGAACTAGAAACTAGAGACGTAGTATCAGAGGCTACGCTGGAGCAAACAGGACAAACTGCCTTCTTATTCTTTGACGAAGGGATAAAAGAAAGTTTAAGTGCAATTGAAGGTTATATTCGTCAAGGACTGACCACAGAAGCAGATAGTATTGAAGAATTAGCAGAAGCTTTAGATATGGATGCCGCTACTTTAATGGCTACTATTGAAGGTTATAATAGCTTTGTAGAAGATGGTGAAGATAGAGACTTCGGTAGAGGTGATATGCCAAGAGCCCTTAAAACATCAAAATTTTATGTTATAGAAGTAGGTCCAGCTGTTCACCATACAATGGGTGGATTAAAGATTGATACAAGAGGACAAGTGTTAAATAGTGATGGTAATGTAATTACTGGTTTATATGCTGCTGGAGAAGTAACTGGTGGTATTCATGGTGGAAACCGATTAGGAGGTAATGCCTTAACCGACTTAATCGTATTTGGTAGATTAGCAGGACAATCTGCAGGTACAGATTTATAA